Proteins encoded in a region of the Delphinus delphis chromosome 13, mDelDel1.2, whole genome shotgun sequence genome:
- the COMT gene encoding catechol O-methyltransferase, giving the protein MLEAPPLLLAAGALGLVLLALLWLLQALRLWGLFIIGWNELVLHPVRNLLMGNSKEQRILHHVLQHAVAGDPQSVLDAIDAYCSQKEWAMNVGDKKGQIVDTVLREQRPSVLLELGAYCGYSAVRMARLLLPGARLLTIELNPDYAAITQQMVDFAGLQDRVTVVVGASEDIIPQLKKKYDVDTVDMVFLDHWKDRYLPDMLLLEECGLLRKGTVLLADNVICPGTPEFLEYVRGNSRFECTHFSSFLEYSQVVDGLEKVVYKGPGSPAQP; this is encoded by the exons ATGCTGGAGGCCCCACCCCTGCTGCTGGCAGCTGGCGCCCTTGGCCTGGTGTTGCTGGCGCTCCTGTGGCTGCTGCAGGCCTTGCGACTCTGGGGCCTGTTCATCATTGGCTGGAACGAGCTTGTCCTGCACCCCGTCCGCAACCTCCTCATGGGCAACAGCAAGGAGCAGCGCATTCTGCACCATGTGCTGCAGCACGCTGTGGCCGGGGACCCGCAGAGCGTGCTGGACGCCATCGACGCCTACTGCTCGCAGAAGGAGTGGGCTATGAACGTGGGCGACAAGAAAG GCCAGATCGTGGACACCGTGTTGAGGGAGCAGCGTCCCTCGGTGCTGCTGGAGCTGGGTGCCTACTGTGGCTACTCGGCCGTGCGAATGGCCCGCCTGCTGCTGCCCGGCGCCCGGCTGCTCACCATTGAGCTCAACCCTGACTACGCCGCCATCACCCAGCAGATGGTGGACTTCGCAGGCCTGCAGGACAGG GTGACCGTTGTCGTCGGGGCATCCGAGGACATCATCCCCCAACTGAAGAAGAAATATGACGTGGACACTGTGGACATGGTCTTCCTCGATCACTGGAAGGACCGGTACCTGCCAGACATGCTCCTCCTGGAG GAGTGTGGCCTGCTGCGGAAGGGGACAGTGTTGCTGGCCGACAACGTCATCTGTCCAGGGACACCAGAGTTCCTGGAGTACGTGCGTGGGAACAGCCGCTTCGAGTGCACGCACTTCAGCTCGTTCCTTGAGTACTCACAGGTGGTGGATGGCCTGGAGAAGGTCGTCTACAAGGGCCCGGGCAGCCCTGCACAGCCTTGA